AAACCGACGGCACCGAGCCTCCGGAGTTATGAGTTATCTTGTCGATACAAACGTCTTCAGCGAGCCTGTTAAGCCCCAGCCGGACGGGAACGTTGTTGCCTGGCTGCGCGCCAACGAGGGTGCCTTGTACGTCAGCGCCATCACCATCGGCGAGATGCGCCGCGGCATCGAGCGGCTGCCGGCGGGACGGCGCAAGGCACAGCTTCGCGCGTGGTTGCGAGCTCTCTGCGCTTGCATGAGGGGTCGCGTGCTGAGCTTTAACGCCAACACCGCGCACCTTTGGGGTCAGCTCAAGGCGAGGTGGGATGCCGCCGGCATTGCCATCCCCTCCCTCGACAGCCAGATTGCCGCGACCGCCCGCCGCCACCAACTCACTGTAGTCACGCGTAACACCGCCGACTTTGCCAGGACCGGCGTAAAGGTGCTCAATCCTTTTGTATGAGCCTCCCGGTCACGGGGCAGAAAACGCCAACGCACGCATCACTCGCAGTTCGATAACTCTTGTGCGTTTCCGGAAAGAAATCGGACCTGCCCCTGTTCGCGTCCACCTGGCCGGCGTGGGGAAACGTCCGGCGTAAGTCCGGAAAATTCTTCCGCTCGGCAGCTTTAACAACGCGCGACCAGCCCTGCAAATCAGCCCTCGCCCCCGGGTATTGCTCATCAAAGTCCCGGATCCGTGCGGGCATGATGACGTTCACCGTCTCATGACAAATTGTCCACGCCCGGACAATTGAACAATTTGGCGACTCGCCGTTTGAACCGATGACGGCCGGTCCACTCGAGCCAGATCCCAAAGCGTGCCGGCAGCGGACCTGTCCCCCTTGCCCGCTGGTCCGGCTTGCCGAGCAGCTTCTCGATAAGCCCGTGAAGGGCAAACGGACCTGTCCCCCCTCGCGAAAGCTGCGGCGTACCCCCTCGGCGTTGGGGTACGATCAATCAAGCGCCGGTGTCTCGACGCGCGAGCGT
The window above is part of the Verrucomicrobiota bacterium genome. Proteins encoded here:
- a CDS encoding type II toxin-antitoxin system VapC family toxin, whose protein sequence is MSYLVDTNVFSEPVKPQPDGNVVAWLRANEGALYVSAITIGEMRRGIERLPAGRRKAQLRAWLRALCACMRGRVLSFNANTAHLWGQLKARWDAAGIAIPSLDSQIAATARRHQLTVVTRNTADFARTGVKVLNPFV